In Anguilla rostrata isolate EN2019 chromosome 1, ASM1855537v3, whole genome shotgun sequence, a genomic segment contains:
- the tfb2m gene encoding dimethyladenosine transferase 2, mitochondrial — translation MSASSSRLLVLAVRTACSHTQPRYLLANAPVPVLTQSRAYAMDPLSVASRKAQVPSCKADRVSPDLGVNQRNLSAVAASLKGQCRPLCRYDFLDLGEVEENTRKAQACKSLRRFIVDPALAQLVADRLEGDLADGKAVIFECNPGPGVLTRTLLNSGAQRLVALESAKSFLPELQALESSLDGQLEVVHCDFFKLDPLGHGSMRPPAMYSEKLFTDLGISEVPWTADVPVKVVGIFSQRNERNMLWKLVYSLFQRLSIFRYGRVEIIMFISEKEYTKLVSRPGEFQSYQALSTLWQMACDIELLHKEPWSSFVTVSKHGGLAIQKSRLPNDHLCLVRLTPRPSLFTAHLTPANGATLIMMVKQCMAKRKALLVDRLNSWSPDSGLKIMQKMGLLENTLTGHLFPEEYKHLFQLMEQSEEFSHSWLYEEVLENTQKSGLL, via the exons ATGTCTGCCTCCAGCTCCAGACTCCTGGTTCTGGCAGTGAGGACTGCCTGTAGCCACACACAACCGAGGTACCTGCTGGCGAACGCGCCCGTCCCCGTCCTCACCCAGTCGCGGGCGTACGCCATGGACCCGCTCTCCGTGGCCAGTCGGAAGGCTCAGGTCCCGTCGTGCAAAGCGGACCGCGTGTCTCCGGACCTGGGGGTCAACCAGAGGAACCTGTCCGCGGTGGCCGCCTCCCTGAAGGGCCAGTGCCGCCCGCTCTGCAGGTACGACTTTCTGGACCTCGGGGAAGTGGAGGAGAACACCCGCAAGGCGCAGGCCTGCAAGAGCCTCCGCCGCTTCATCGTGGACCCAGCCCTCGCCCAGCTGGTGGCCGACCGCCTGGAAGGAGACCTGGCGGATGGGAAGGCCGTCATCTTCGAATGCAACCCCG GCCCTGGTGTGCTAACACGGACGCTGCTGAactctggagctcagagactgGTGGCGCTAGAGAGTGCAAAGTCCTTCCTACCTGAGCTGCAG GCCCTGGAGAGCAGTCTGGACGGGCAGCTGGAGGTGGTGCACTGCGACTTCTTCAAGCTGGACCCGCTCGGGCACGGGTCCATGAGGCCCCCCGCCATGTACTCTGAGAAGCTCTTCACTGACCTGGGCATCTCCGAGGTGCCTTGGACCGCAG ACGTGCCGGTGAAGGTGGTGGGGATCTTCTCCCAGAGGAACGAGAGGAACATGCTGTGGAAGCTGGTCTACTCCCTGTTCCAGCGCCTCTCCATCTTCCGCTACGGCCGCGTGGAGATCATCATGTTCATCAGCGAGAAGGAGTACACG AAACTCGTATCCAGACCAGGGGAATTTCAGAGTTATCAGGCTTTAAGCACGCTGTGGCAGATGGCTTGCGATATTGAGCTGCTTCACAAG GAGCCGTGGTCATCTTTTGTGACGGTATCCAAACACGGTGGATTGGCAATCCAGAAAAGCAGA CTCCCGAACGACCACCTGTGCCTGGTGAGGCTGACCCCTCGCCCGAGCCTGTTCACGGCTCACCTCACCCCTGCGAACGGCGCCACATTGATCATGATGGTCAAGCAGTGCATGGCCAAGAGGAAAGCCCTGCTGGTGGACAGGCTCAA TTCTTGGAGTCCAGACAGTGGATTGAAGATCATGCAGAAGATGGGCCTTCTGGAGAACACCCTGACTGGACACTTGTTTCCGGAAGAGTACAAACACCTGTTCCAGCTGATGGAGCAATCGGAGGAGTTCAGCCACAGCTGGCTCTATGAAGAGGTCTTGGAGAACACCCAGAAATCTGGCCTTTTGTGA